From the Thermus tengchongensis genome, one window contains:
- a CDS encoding c-type cytochrome, which yields MRKPLWILTIAAASLGGYLALSQFTLPEGPGQEVVLAKCQACHDIGFVARERLSRERWDAIINEMVIRGLQVTPEERATILDYLATYLGTEPPPAPPPAQAAAPKTGAQVYANCQGCHGPQGEGNPPAFPPLKGHVENLLKAEGGRAYLLLAVLYGVQGEVQIMGQNYTGIMPGFAWLSDDELALVLNHLVAWGAPEGFKPYTPEEVKAARAKALAPEEVLKLRQGLKLP from the coding sequence ATGAGAAAGCCTCTCTGGATACTGACGATTGCCGCGGCCAGCTTGGGGGGATACCTGGCCCTGAGCCAGTTCACCCTCCCCGAGGGCCCCGGCCAAGAGGTGGTGCTGGCCAAGTGCCAGGCTTGCCACGACATCGGCTTCGTGGCCCGCGAGCGGCTTTCGCGGGAACGCTGGGACGCCATCATCAACGAGATGGTCATACGGGGCCTGCAGGTGACCCCAGAGGAACGGGCCACCATCCTGGACTACCTGGCCACCTACCTGGGCACCGAACCGCCACCCGCCCCGCCGCCAGCCCAGGCCGCTGCCCCGAAGACCGGCGCCCAGGTCTACGCCAACTGCCAGGGGTGCCACGGACCCCAGGGCGAAGGCAACCCGCCCGCCTTCCCACCCCTCAAAGGACACGTGGAGAACCTCCTCAAGGCGGAAGGCGGCCGGGCATACCTCCTCCTGGCGGTGCTTTACGGCGTGCAAGGGGAGGTGCAGATTATGGGCCAGAACTACACGGGCATCATGCCGGGCTTCGCCTGGCTTTCCGATGACGAGCTGGCCCTGGTCCTCAACCACCTGGTGGCGTGGGGAGCCCCAGAAGGCTTTAAACCCTACACCCCCGAGGAGGTGAAGGCGGCCCGGGCCAAGGCCCTCGCCCCAGAGGAGGTTCTGAAGCTTCGGCAAGGTCTCAAGCTGCCATGA
- the glnA gene encoding type I glutamate--ammonia ligase, producing the protein MAYTKAEILKALKAEKVKFLRLQITDILGVVKNVEVPESQFEKALDGEIMFDGSSIEGFTRIEESDMLLKPDYNTFVILPEALEDPGRGRVARLICDVTYPDGRPFEGDPRYVLKRQVERLQKLGFDNMYAGPEPEFFLFLRTPDGLPTVETHDRAGYFDLAPIDKGEEARRDMVNVLVAMGFEIEAAHHEVAPGQHEIDFKYADALTTADNIATFKWVVKKVALNHGLHATFLPKPIRGINGSGMHTHLSLFKDGQNAFYDPEAEYQLSKTALHFIAGLLEHAEGMVAITNPLVNSYKRLTPGYEAPTNIAWSAANRSAMIRIPARRGVGTRAELRMPDPSANPYLALAVMAAAAADGIERKLLPPPPIQRNIYHMSVRERRKHKIRELPGTLREALEALKKDPVIREALGEHVYTHFLQAKQMEWDDYRVTVHQWELDRYLATY; encoded by the coding sequence ATGGCGTACACCAAGGCGGAAATCCTCAAGGCGCTCAAGGCGGAGAAGGTCAAGTTCCTCAGGCTCCAGATCACCGACATCCTGGGCGTGGTGAAGAACGTGGAGGTCCCCGAGTCCCAGTTTGAGAAGGCCCTGGACGGGGAGATCATGTTCGACGGCTCCTCCATCGAGGGCTTCACCCGCATCGAGGAGTCGGACATGCTCCTCAAGCCCGACTACAACACCTTCGTCATCCTCCCCGAGGCCCTGGAAGACCCTGGGCGGGGCCGGGTGGCCCGGCTCATCTGCGATGTGACCTACCCCGATGGCCGTCCCTTCGAGGGGGACCCCCGGTACGTGTTGAAGCGCCAGGTGGAGCGGTTGCAGAAGCTTGGCTTTGACAACATGTATGCGGGCCCTGAGCCGGAATTTTTCCTCTTCCTGCGCACGCCTGATGGTTTGCCCACCGTGGAAACCCACGATCGAGCGGGCTACTTTGATCTGGCTCCCATAGACAAGGGCGAGGAAGCCCGGCGGGACATGGTCAACGTCCTGGTGGCCATGGGCTTTGAGATCGAGGCTGCCCACCACGAGGTGGCCCCGGGCCAGCACGAGATCGACTTCAAGTATGCGGATGCCCTCACCACCGCGGACAACATCGCCACCTTCAAGTGGGTGGTGAAAAAGGTGGCCCTGAACCACGGCCTCCACGCCACCTTCCTGCCCAAGCCCATCCGCGGCATCAACGGCAGCGGCATGCACACCCACCTCTCCCTCTTCAAGGACGGCCAGAACGCCTTCTATGACCCCGAGGCCGAGTACCAGCTTTCCAAAACCGCCCTCCACTTCATCGCTGGTCTTCTGGAGCACGCGGAGGGCATGGTGGCCATCACCAACCCCCTGGTGAACTCCTACAAGCGCCTCACCCCCGGGTACGAGGCCCCCACCAACATCGCCTGGTCGGCGGCCAACCGCTCGGCCATGATCCGCATCCCCGCCCGCCGGGGCGTGGGCACCCGGGCCGAGCTCAGGATGCCCGACCCCTCCGCCAATCCCTACCTGGCCCTGGCGGTCATGGCGGCGGCAGCGGCAGACGGGATCGAGCGCAAGCTCCTGCCCCCGCCCCCCATCCAGCGCAACATCTACCACATGAGCGTGCGGGAACGGCGCAAGCACAAGATCCGCGAGCTTCCAGGCACGCTTCGGGAGGCCCTCGAGGCCCTGAAGAAGGACCCGGTGATCCGCGAGGCCCTGGGCGAACACGTCTATACCCACTTCCTCCAGGCCAAGCAGATGGAGTGGGACGACTACCGGGTCACGGTCCACCAGTGGGAGCTGGACCGGTATCTGGCCACGTACTGA
- a CDS encoding branched-chain amino acid ABC transporter substrate-binding protein gives MRKIGLLVAGVAALGMALGQANVIKIATQSPLSGPQAALGEQIKLGAELAIEEAKAKFKALGFDLVLVPYDDQANPDVGVANANRIINDPDILGVVGHLNSGVAIPSSEVYARVNLVMVSPANTNPRVTDRRLPNVNRICGRDDVQGPVGAEYAFNNLKVKNVFVIHDKTAYGQGLAEEFKKRLEALGGKAVAFVGTEETSNFVPIINQIRGARPVPELIYFGGIYSQIGPFVKQLRERGVKTRLMGGDGLDASEFVRLAGKENAAGTFYTTVAGPVSAFPKARAVAQRFKQKYGKDMEGFGIYAYDAANVILTALENAIKAAGNKKPTREQVAQAVRQVKMEGLTGTIEFDDKGDNKKAKYFVMQVASTGNWADNKLIRVIEMAAPGAK, from the coding sequence ATGAGGAAAATCGGTTTGCTGGTAGCAGGTGTGGCCGCCCTGGGTATGGCCCTGGGCCAGGCCAACGTCATCAAGATCGCCACCCAGTCCCCCCTTTCCGGCCCCCAGGCTGCCCTGGGGGAGCAGATCAAGCTGGGGGCGGAGTTGGCCATCGAGGAAGCCAAGGCCAAGTTCAAAGCCCTGGGCTTTGACCTGGTCCTGGTGCCCTACGATGACCAGGCCAACCCCGACGTGGGCGTGGCCAACGCCAACCGCATCATCAACGACCCCGACATCCTGGGGGTGGTGGGCCACCTGAACTCCGGGGTGGCCATCCCCTCCAGCGAGGTCTACGCCCGGGTGAACCTGGTCATGGTCTCCCCCGCCAACACCAACCCCCGGGTCACCGACCGCAGGCTCCCCAACGTGAACCGCATCTGCGGGCGGGACGACGTGCAGGGGCCCGTGGGCGCCGAGTACGCCTTCAACAACCTGAAGGTGAAGAACGTCTTCGTCATCCACGACAAGACCGCCTACGGCCAGGGCCTGGCGGAGGAGTTCAAGAAGCGCCTCGAGGCCCTGGGGGGCAAGGCGGTGGCCTTCGTGGGCACGGAGGAAACCTCCAACTTCGTGCCCATCATCAACCAGATCCGCGGCGCCCGGCCCGTGCCCGAACTTATCTACTTCGGCGGCATCTACAGCCAGATCGGCCCCTTCGTGAAGCAGCTCCGCGAGCGTGGGGTAAAAACCCGGCTCATGGGCGGCGACGGCCTGGACGCCAGCGAGTTCGTGCGCCTGGCGGGTAAGGAGAACGCCGCCGGCACCTTCTACACCACGGTGGCTGGCCCCGTCTCCGCCTTCCCCAAGGCCAGGGCCGTGGCCCAGCGCTTCAAACAGAAGTACGGCAAGGACATGGAGGGCTTCGGCATCTACGCCTACGACGCCGCCAACGTGATCCTTACCGCCCTGGAGAACGCCATCAAGGCCGCGGGCAACAAGAAGCCCACCCGGGAGCAGGTGGCCCAGGCGGTGCGCCAGGTCAAGATGGAGGGGCTCACCGGCACCATCGAGTTTGACGACAAGGGCGACAACAAGAAGGCCAAGTACTTCGTCATGCAGGTGGCCTCCACCGGCAACTGGGCCGACAACAAGCTGATCCGCGTCATCGAGATGGCGGCCCCAGGCGCCAAGTAG
- a CDS encoding bifunctional metallophosphatase/5'-nucleotidase: protein MYKRREVLKAGAALGLAGLGLGRAQGAFTLTLVHTNDTHAHLEPMELTLSGKKVRVGGVAQRIAFFDRLRAGRKNLLFLDAGDVFQGTLYFNQYRGLADRYFMHRALYRVMALGNHEFDLGPGPLAEFLKGARFKVVSANVGVEREPRLKGLFSPYAVVTVGGEKVGVIGLTTPDTREIANPGPTVDFLDPYESAQKAVYELLRKGVNKIIVLSHLGYAEDLKLARRLVGAQVIVGGHSHTLLGSFPHKELAPAGPYPTVVKNPEGKDVLVVQAWEWGKVVGLLEVTFNEKGELLAYKGEPVLMTPEVSPEDFFAKEALLAYAQPVMALMAQVIAEAKVDLVGERAIVRKRESNLGNLIADGMVWKTKNAGVQIALQNGGGIRASIPKGPITVGKVYEVLPFGNTLVVMDLKGKEIKAALENGVSQWEQAAGRFLQVSGLRYAFDLARPAGDRVVRVEVNTEKGYQPLDLEATYRVVVNSFIANGGDGFTVLKEAQGYRVDTGFADAEAFMEYLGQLKEVEAALEGRIEVLNEPQGGQPAYWAYRVPERVGV from the coding sequence ATGTATAAGCGGCGCGAGGTATTGAAGGCAGGGGCAGCTTTAGGTTTGGCGGGCCTGGGCTTGGGGCGGGCCCAGGGGGCCTTTACCCTTACCCTGGTGCACACCAACGACACCCACGCCCACCTGGAGCCCATGGAGCTCACCCTTTCCGGCAAGAAGGTGAGGGTGGGGGGCGTGGCCCAGCGCATCGCCTTCTTTGACCGCCTCCGGGCAGGCCGCAAGAACCTCCTCTTCCTGGACGCCGGGGATGTTTTCCAGGGGACCCTTTACTTCAACCAGTACCGGGGCTTGGCGGACCGCTACTTCATGCACAGGGCCCTGTACCGGGTAATGGCCCTGGGCAACCACGAGTTTGACCTGGGGCCTGGGCCCTTGGCGGAGTTTTTGAAGGGGGCAAGGTTCAAGGTGGTGTCCGCCAACGTGGGGGTGGAGCGGGAACCTCGGCTGAAGGGTCTTTTCTCTCCCTACGCCGTCGTGACGGTGGGCGGGGAGAAGGTGGGGGTGATCGGCCTCACCACCCCGGACACCCGGGAGATCGCCAACCCCGGGCCCACCGTGGACTTCCTGGACCCCTACGAGAGCGCTCAGAAGGCGGTCTACGAGCTCCTGCGGAAGGGGGTGAACAAGATCATCGTCCTCTCCCACCTGGGCTACGCCGAGGACCTGAAGCTGGCCCGGAGGCTGGTGGGGGCCCAGGTGATCGTGGGCGGCCACTCCCACACCCTTTTGGGGAGCTTCCCCCACAAGGAGCTGGCCCCGGCGGGCCCCTACCCCACGGTGGTCAAAAACCCCGAGGGCAAGGATGTCCTGGTGGTGCAGGCCTGGGAGTGGGGGAAGGTGGTGGGCCTCTTGGAGGTCACCTTCAACGAGAAGGGAGAGCTTCTGGCCTACAAGGGCGAGCCCGTCCTCATGACCCCCGAGGTCTCCCCCGAGGACTTCTTCGCCAAGGAGGCCCTCCTGGCCTACGCCCAGCCGGTGATGGCCCTCATGGCCCAGGTGATCGCCGAGGCCAAGGTGGACCTGGTGGGCGAAAGGGCCATCGTGCGCAAGCGGGAGAGCAACCTGGGCAACCTCATCGCCGACGGCATGGTGTGGAAGACCAAAAACGCCGGGGTGCAGATCGCCCTGCAAAACGGCGGCGGCATCCGGGCCTCCATCCCCAAGGGGCCCATCACCGTGGGCAAGGTCTACGAGGTCCTGCCCTTCGGCAACACCTTGGTGGTCATGGACCTGAAGGGCAAGGAGATCAAGGCGGCTCTGGAGAACGGGGTTTCCCAGTGGGAGCAGGCGGCGGGCCGCTTCCTGCAGGTTTCCGGCCTGCGCTACGCCTTTGACCTGGCCCGCCCTGCGGGGGACCGGGTGGTGCGGGTGGAGGTGAACACGGAGAAGGGCTACCAGCCCCTGGACCTCGAGGCCACCTACCGGGTGGTGGTGAACAGCTTCATCGCCAACGGGGGTGACGGCTTCACCGTCTTGAAGGAGGCCCAGGGCTACCGGGTGGACACCGGCTTCGCCGACGCCGAGGCCTTCATGGAGTACCTGGGGCAGCTGAAGGAGGTGGAGGCGGCCCTGGAGGGGCGCATCGAGGTCCTGAACGAGCCCCAAGGAGGGCAGCCCGCCTACTGGGCCTACCGGGTTCCCGAGCGGGTGGGGGTTTAG
- a CDS encoding MOSC domain-containing protein, with the protein MSGKVVSLHLGLGSGLPKPQVKVLELVAGFGAKGDRHAGKDPDRAVLVAGLPAYDKAKEAGIELPLGALGENLLLDLDPHALPPGTRLRIGEALLEFSYVCTVCSSLSQFDLRLPKLLYGGRGLYARVLEGGLVRVGDPVRILVAAE; encoded by the coding sequence ATGAGCGGGAAGGTCGTTTCCCTCCACCTGGGGCTGGGCTCCGGTCTTCCCAAGCCCCAGGTGAAGGTTTTGGAACTGGTGGCCGGCTTCGGGGCCAAGGGGGACCGGCATGCGGGCAAGGACCCCGACCGGGCTGTCCTGGTAGCGGGCCTCCCTGCCTACGACAAGGCCAAGGAGGCGGGTATAGAACTGCCCTTGGGAGCCTTGGGGGAAAACCTCCTCCTGGACCTTGACCCCCATGCCCTACCCCCAGGTACCCGCCTAAGGATAGGGGAAGCCCTTTTGGAGTTCTCCTACGTGTGCACGGTCTGCTCCAGCCTTTCCCAGTTTGACCTGAGGCTTCCCAAGCTCCTCTACGGGGGCCGGGGGCTTTACGCCCGGGTGCTGGAAGGCGGTCTGGTGCGGGTGGGGGACCCGGTGCGCATCCTGGTCGCCGCCGAATAG
- the mutS gene encoding DNA mismatch repair protein MutS, which translates to MLKGEGPGPLPPLLQQYVELRDRYPDYLLLFQVGDFYECFGEDAERLARALGLVLTHKSSKDFTTPMAGIPIRAFDAYAERLLKMGFRLAVADQVEPAEEAEGLVRREVTQLLTPGTLVQETLLSKEANYLAAIATGDGFGVAFLDVSTGEFKGTLLKSKSALYDELFRHRPAEVLLAPELRENREFLEEFQKRFPVMLSEAPFEPLGEGPLALRRVQGALLWYARWTQGEGFSPRPFRPYDPGAFMHLPEATLRALEIFEPIRGQDTLFGVLDETRTAFGRRLLQSWLRHPLLEAGPLEARLDRVERFVREGTLREGVRRLLFRLADLERLAARLEMGRASPRDLGSLRRSLEILPELRALLGEEVVLPDLGSLLEELRAALEEELPLKLSEGGLIRQGYDPHLDALRQAQREGVAYFLELEEREKARTGIPTLKVGYNAVFGYYLEVTRPYYERVPSEYKAIQTLKDRQRYTLPEIKERERELYRLEAQIRRREEEVFLELREKAKGKAEALREVARVLAELDVYAALAEVAVRYGYVRPRFGDRLHIRGGRHPVVERRTSFVPNDLEMAHELVLVTGPNMAGKSTYLRQTALIALLAQIGSFVPAEEATLPLFDRILTRIGASDDLAGGKSTFMVEMEEVALILKEATERSLVLLDEVGRGTSSLDGVAIATAVAEALHERRCYTLFATHYFELTALPLSRLKNLHVAAKEEEGGLTFYHQVLPGPASKSYGVEVARMAGLPKEVVERAKALLQVLTARREGVAEAVLEKLISLDPNTLTPLEALRLLHELKALALGAPLDTIKG; encoded by the coding sequence ATGCTCAAGGGTGAAGGCCCTGGACCCTTGCCCCCCCTTCTCCAACAGTACGTGGAGCTCAGGGACCGCTACCCCGATTACCTCCTCCTCTTCCAGGTGGGGGACTTCTACGAGTGTTTCGGGGAGGATGCGGAAAGGCTGGCCCGGGCTTTGGGTTTGGTGCTTACCCACAAGTCCAGCAAGGACTTCACCACCCCCATGGCGGGGATCCCCATCAGGGCCTTTGACGCCTATGCGGAAAGGCTTTTGAAAATGGGTTTCCGGTTGGCGGTGGCGGACCAGGTGGAACCGGCGGAGGAGGCCGAGGGCCTGGTGCGGCGGGAGGTGACCCAGCTCCTCACCCCCGGCACCCTGGTGCAGGAAACCCTTCTTTCCAAGGAGGCCAACTACCTGGCAGCCATCGCCACCGGGGATGGTTTCGGGGTGGCCTTTCTGGACGTCTCCACCGGCGAGTTTAAGGGGACGCTTTTGAAGAGCAAAAGCGCCCTCTACGACGAGCTATTCCGCCACCGGCCTGCCGAGGTGCTCCTGGCCCCAGAGCTCAGGGAAAACCGAGAGTTTTTAGAGGAATTCCAGAAGCGCTTTCCCGTTATGCTTTCGGAGGCTCCCTTTGAACCGTTAGGGGAAGGGCCCTTGGCCCTGCGTCGGGTCCAGGGGGCGCTTCTTTGGTATGCCCGCTGGACCCAAGGGGAAGGGTTTTCCCCAAGGCCCTTCCGCCCCTATGACCCCGGGGCCTTCATGCACCTGCCCGAGGCCACCTTAAGGGCCCTCGAGATCTTCGAGCCCATCCGGGGCCAGGACACCCTCTTCGGCGTTCTGGACGAAACCCGCACCGCTTTTGGTCGCAGGTTGTTGCAAAGCTGGCTGCGCCATCCCTTGTTGGAGGCGGGCCCCCTGGAGGCCAGGTTGGACCGGGTGGAGCGCTTTGTGAGGGAAGGGACCCTGCGGGAAGGGGTCAGGCGCCTTCTTTTCCGCCTGGCGGACCTGGAGAGGCTGGCCGCCCGTCTGGAGATGGGGCGGGCATCCCCGCGGGACCTGGGCTCCTTGCGCCGGAGCCTGGAGATCCTGCCCGAGCTCCGGGCCCTCTTGGGGGAGGAGGTGGTCCTTCCCGACCTGGGTTCCCTTCTGGAGGAGTTGAGGGCGGCCTTGGAGGAGGAACTTCCCCTCAAGCTCTCCGAGGGAGGGCTGATCCGCCAGGGCTACGATCCCCATCTGGATGCCCTGCGGCAGGCCCAGCGGGAGGGGGTGGCCTATTTTCTGGAACTGGAGGAGAGGGAGAAGGCCAGAACCGGCATCCCCACCCTGAAGGTGGGTTACAACGCCGTATTCGGCTACTACCTGGAGGTGACCCGGCCCTACTACGAGAGGGTGCCCTCGGAGTACAAGGCCATCCAGACCCTCAAGGACCGGCAGCGCTACACCCTGCCGGAGATCAAGGAGCGCGAAAGGGAGCTCTACCGCCTCGAGGCCCAGATCCGCCGCCGGGAGGAGGAGGTCTTTCTGGAACTTAGGGAGAAGGCCAAAGGGAAGGCGGAGGCCCTGAGGGAGGTGGCCAGGGTTCTGGCGGAGTTGGACGTTTATGCCGCCCTTGCGGAGGTGGCGGTGCGCTACGGCTACGTGAGGCCCCGTTTTGGCGATCGGCTTCACATCCGCGGGGGGCGCCACCCGGTGGTGGAGCGGCGCACCAGCTTTGTCCCCAACGACCTGGAGATGGCCCACGAGCTCGTCCTGGTCACGGGGCCCAACATGGCGGGGAAGAGCACCTACCTGCGCCAGACGGCCCTCATCGCCCTCCTGGCCCAGATCGGGAGCTTTGTGCCCGCGGAGGAGGCTACCCTTCCCCTCTTCGACCGGATCCTGACCCGCATCGGGGCCTCCGACGACCTGGCGGGGGGCAAGAGCACCTTTATGGTGGAGATGGAGGAGGTGGCCCTCATCCTCAAGGAGGCCACGGAAAGGAGCTTGGTCCTTCTGGACGAGGTGGGCCGTGGGACGAGCTCCTTGGACGGGGTGGCCATTGCCACCGCCGTGGCCGAGGCCCTTCATGAGAGGCGGTGCTACACCCTTTTCGCCACCCACTACTTTGAACTGACCGCCCTACCCCTCTCCCGGCTCAAAAACCTGCACGTGGCCGCCAAGGAAGAGGAAGGAGGCCTGACCTTCTACCACCAGGTGCTCCCCGGGCCTGCTTCCAAGAGCTACGGGGTGGAGGTGGCCAGGATGGCGGGGCTTCCCAAGGAGGTGGTGGAACGGGCCAAGGCCCTCCTCCAAGTCCTCACCGCCCGCAGGGAGGGGGTGGCGGAGGCAGTACTGGAGAAGCTCATCTCCTTGGATCCCAACACCCTGACCCCCCTCGAGGCCCTCCGCCTCCTGCATGAGCTCAAGGCTTTGGCTCTGGGGGCTCCCCTGGATACCATAAAGGGGTGA
- a CDS encoding sulfite oxidase, with protein MEKVNRRTTLKLMGMGAALLAAGGRGLAQQTPTADQLVKGKNPKMIVLSQRPVVMETPYDLLVSNPERTPKEILYIRNNVDLPGYNTVEGANLEGWKVEVSGLVDKPFTFEAKELLSLPQHEVTMVLQCSGNGRTLYNPRPSGNPWKRGGMGNVTFRGVRLKDLLAAKGVKLGEKAFYITAHASRQGNAPEFVRSVPIHALENALLALSMNGEPLPAVHGGPVRLVFPGYFGVNNVKWVEKIEFTEGENTTTEQVPRYRVPTIPNAAIPFLPQEPGKTYPYTLQNSRPNWLVTLNSFIFAPLEGQTVEGPYVRVEGVAFNDGIVPIVSVEVSTNGGRTWHQAQLERQEKSFGWIRWRTTVYLRSGEHEIMARAWDAAGRSQPLDGNIAWNERGYEYSGVMRVKFTVA; from the coding sequence ATGGAAAAGGTCAATCGGCGTACCACCCTCAAGCTCATGGGTATGGGGGCGGCACTTCTGGCCGCAGGCGGGCGGGGCTTGGCCCAACAAACCCCCACCGCCGACCAGTTGGTGAAGGGCAAAAACCCCAAGATGATCGTCCTCTCCCAGCGCCCCGTGGTGATGGAAACCCCCTATGACCTCTTGGTGAGCAACCCCGAGCGCACGCCCAAGGAAATCCTCTACATCCGCAACAACGTAGACCTCCCCGGCTACAACACCGTGGAAGGGGCCAACCTGGAGGGGTGGAAGGTGGAGGTAAGCGGCCTGGTGGACAAACCCTTCACCTTTGAGGCCAAGGAGCTCCTCTCCCTGCCCCAGCACGAGGTCACCATGGTCCTCCAGTGCTCGGGCAACGGGCGCACCCTCTATAACCCCCGCCCCTCAGGTAACCCCTGGAAGCGGGGTGGGATGGGCAACGTCACCTTCCGGGGTGTCCGCCTGAAGGACCTCCTGGCTGCCAAAGGGGTCAAGCTGGGAGAAAAGGCTTTCTACATCACCGCCCACGCCAGCCGCCAGGGCAACGCCCCCGAGTTCGTGCGCTCGGTGCCCATCCACGCCTTGGAGAACGCCCTCCTGGCCCTCTCCATGAACGGGGAGCCCCTGCCAGCGGTGCACGGGGGGCCCGTGCGCCTGGTCTTCCCCGGCTACTTTGGGGTCAACAACGTGAAGTGGGTAGAGAAGATCGAGTTCACCGAGGGAGAAAACACCACCACCGAACAGGTTCCCCGCTACCGGGTACCCACCATTCCCAACGCCGCCATCCCCTTCCTGCCGCAAGAGCCTGGGAAAACCTACCCCTATACCCTGCAGAACTCCCGCCCCAACTGGCTGGTCACCCTCAACAGCTTCATCTTTGCCCCCCTCGAGGGCCAGACGGTGGAGGGTCCCTACGTGCGCGTGGAGGGGGTCGCCTTCAACGACGGCATCGTCCCCATCGTGAGCGTGGAGGTTTCCACCAACGGCGGCCGCACCTGGCACCAGGCTCAGCTGGAACGCCAGGAGAAAAGCTTCGGCTGGATCCGCTGGCGGACCACGGTCTACCTCCGCTCCGGGGAGCACGAGATCATGGCTCGGGCTTGGGACGCCGCAGGCCGCAGCCAGCCCCTGGACGGCAACATCGCCTGGAACGAGCGGGGCTACGAGTACAGCGGGGTGATGCGGGTAAAGTTCACCGTGGCCTAA